The DNA region CATTTTCCTTTTTTTGCTTCCTTTTTTATCCTCAGGAAAGATTGCTGTTGGAATTTTTATAGCTTTTATTTTATGGGTTGTTGATACCTTTTTGGCTAAGGATAGAAAATTTTTTGAAAGTCTTGATACTTTTACTTTGCTTTATATTTTATTCATGTTGATAAATCTTGTGGCTACGTTCTTTTCCCCCTATTTGATGCCTGCCATAAAGGGTTATTTAAAATTCTGTGTTTATTTTGGAATATTCTTAGTCTTCAGAGATGTATTTAAAAATAAAGAGAAGGTTAAAAGAGCTATTTTTGCTATACTTTTTTCTACCTTTTTATTGTCCCTATATTGTCTTTATCAGTGGATAATAAAAGTTCCCCCTCTTGCAGGTTGGGAAGATGTGGAGTTTGTTGGTGAGAATGTAACAAGGGTTTATGGGACCCTTCAAAATCCAAATCTTCTTGGAGGATATTTAATTGGCATTTTTCCTTTTATCCTTTCTTCCATCTTTATTTTTAGATTCAAAAGTATTCCTCTTCTTGCAAGTTTACTTTCTTTCCTTTCTATAATTTGGACTTATTCAAGAGGAGCCTATTTTGGCTTCTTTGTTTCTTTGATTTTGTATTTTTATTTCGTTATTCATATGATTTGGGGATTTGCAAATAGGAGACAGAGGAAAATTTTATTAACCTTCATTATAGCTTTAGTATTCTTAGGAGTGGGAATTTTCTTAAAATCTTCTTATCTTCAAAAAAGGATATTCTCAATTTTTACCCTTTGGGGACATTCCTCTAATGCTACAAGGATAGTTATATGGGAAAGATCTTTTAAGATATTTAAGGACTTTTTCTTAACAGGAATTGGGCTTGGAAATGATGTTTTTAGGAGAGTTTATGCCTTTTATATGGAGCCTAAATTTACTGCTCTTGCATCTTACAATCTTTTTATGGAAATAGGAATCGAAGGAGGAATATTTGCTCTTATAGTATTTCTTCTGATGCTATATTATCTCTTTAGTAGGTTTATTAAAAGGTATGATTCATGGGATATGGAACAAAAGTTAATTGGGATAACTTCATTATCATCAGTTGTTGCTCCCATTTTCCATGGTTTTGTAGACACTATTTGGTATAGACCTTATCCTCAAATTATTTTTTGGTTTTCTGTTAGTATACTTGTGAATTTATATAAAGATAAAAAGGAATCGAAAATACTGCTTTTTAACTTAGGAGGATTAGGTGATCAAATACTTTTTCTTCCTGTGATAAAAGCTCTTAAAGAAAAGCTTAATCCTAAAATAACTATAATTACAGAGAGAAGAGGTAGAAAAATTTATGATCTTTTGAAAATGGATGTAATAGAATTTAATCCTAAGGAAAATTTTTCATTAAAAGATACAGTGTATCTTTTAACAAAACTTCATAGAGAAAATTATGATATCTCAATTTCTACGGGAAAGTCCCTCTTTATACCTATTTTTATGTATCTTGTAGGAGCACCTATAAGGGCAGGATATAAAGAGAATCCTTTGAGCTTTTTGTATACTCATAAGGCTTCTTCAAAGAGAAATGAATATATGGCAAGGGTTCATTTCAGGCTTGTGGAGGCAATCTTTAAAGATGCTTCTTATGCTAATCCTGAAATAGAACTTTCAGAAGGTATAAAAGATGAGGTCGAAAGGAGAATTATAGAATATGGATTGAAGCCTTTTGAATATACGCTTTTGCATCCTGGTGTAAGTAAGATGAGTATTAAAAGGGGTATAGATAGAAGATGGTCTGAGGAAAATTGGGTAGAGTTAATAAAGAGATTAAAAGAGCACAATATAGATTATGTGATTATTTATGGACCCGATGAAGAAGATAGTATAAGGGAATTAAAGGAAAAAGTTCCTGATGGCAAATTTGTTTCTCCCAAGTCCTTAGAGGAATTCTTAGGATGGATATATTATTCAAAAGTCATGGTTTGTTTAGACTCTGCTCCTCTTCATCTTGGTGTTGCTCTCAAAAAACCTATTGTGGCTCTTTTTGGTCCTACAAATCCTGCTGAGATCTTGCCTATAGATCCCATTTATCAAGTGGCAAAGATTGATCTTCCTTGTGAGCCTTGTCTTTGGGATAAAAGAAAAAGGGTTTGCGAATCTTTAGATTGTATGAAAATACCCGTGGATTTGGTATGGGAAAAATTAATGATCTTTGTAAAGAGCTAAAATCTTATTTATTATCTGGGTAGTTGAAAAACCTTCTATAAGTGGAACTATTATAATTTTGCCTCCATAACTTTTTACAATTTTTGCTTCAGGAAGATCTTCTTCTTTGTAATCTCCTCCCTTTACATGAATGTGAGGTTTTATGATACTTATTATATTTTCAGGAGTTTCCTCATTAAAAAGGACTGTATAGTCAACACATTCTAAGGCAGATATTATTTTTAATCTACTTTTCTCATCAAATATAAGCTTCTTTTCTCCTTTGATTTTTTTTACCGATTCATCACTGTTGATACCAACTATTAAGATATCTCCAAAGCTTTTTGCTTTTTCAAGAAGCGTAATGTGACCTGGGTGTAGTATTTCAAAGCATCCGTTAGTAAAAACAATAGTCTTTCCTTCTTCTCTAAACCTCTCAGCTATGTTACATATTTCTTCTTTTGTTTTAATTTTCCTTTCAGAACTCCACATAATTTTTGTCTATGTTTATTTTTTGAGGAATTACTTGAATGATTTCTTCGGGAGATAGGGTGCTGGTTCCTAATTTTCTTACCACTACGCTACCAGCAAAGTTAGATATAAGAGCAGCTTCAAGAGGATTTGCATCAGAAGATATTGCCAAGGTCAGGGCGGATATTACAGTATCTCCAGCTCCCGTAACGTCTCTGACCTCTGCTTTAAGGGCAGGGATAAAATAATAGGAATCTTTTAAGTAAAGAAACATGCCCTTTTCTCCTCGAGTAATAATTACACCTTCTCCTTCTATTAACTCCAAGAGTTTTTGGGCACAAATTATAATGTCAAAATTTTCTTCCATATCTGTAGCAATTTTTGCCTCTTTTTCATTAGGAGTGATATAGCTTGCTCCTTTATATTTTGTAAAGTCTTTTCCTTTAGGATCTACAAGTATTTTTTTTCCATAGGTTTTGGCAAGCTCAATAATTTTCTTAGTAAAGGAATAAGTTAGTACTCCTTTTGCATAATCTGACAGGAGAAATATATCTATTTTTTCAATGTTTTCCTTTATTTTTTCTAATAAAAGCATCTCTATCTCTTCTTTTATGGGATTTCTTTTTTCTTTATCCATTCTTACTACTTGCTGGCTCAGAGCAATGAGTCTTGTCTTAGTAGTAGTAGGTCTTTCTTTATCTTTCACAAGAAAATTTTTTATTTCCCTTTGATTTAGGAGGTTTAATATCTTTTCTGCTCCTATATCTTCTCCCACTACTCCAAAAAGCAAAGGTTCTCCTCCAAGGGCTTTTATGTTATTAGCCACATTTCCTGCACCCCCAAGTACATATTTTTCTTCTTCAATCTCAAGAACAGGCACAGGAGCTTCTGGAGAGATTCTTTCTATTTTCCCTATTATATATTCGTCAATCATTATGTCCCCAATTACTGCAATTTTTTTCCCTTTCCAAGAATTAATTATTCTTATAAGTCTTTCTCTAATATCCATTGGGCTGCCTCCAATAAATTTTTTGCCGAGAAATCTGCAAGAGAATTTTCTTTTCCTATAATTATAGTTTTACATCCAGCCTTTTTACCTGCCTCTACATCGGTAATTTTATCTCCAATCATATAAGATTTTTCTAAATCTATATTCCAGTCCTTTGCTGCTTGAATCAGCATTCCTGGATTTGGCTTTCTGCACTC from Dictyoglomus turgidum DSM 6724 includes:
- the rfaE2 gene encoding D-glycero-beta-D-manno-heptose 1-phosphate adenylyltransferase encodes the protein MWSSERKIKTKEEICNIAERFREEGKTIVFTNGCFEILHPGHITLLEKAKSFGDILIVGINSDESVKKIKGEKKLIFDEKSRLKIISALECVDYTVLFNEETPENIISIIKPHIHVKGGDYKEEDLPEAKIVKSYGGKIIIVPLIEGFSTTQIINKILALYKDH
- the rfaE1 gene encoding D-glycero-beta-D-manno-heptose-7-phosphate kinase, encoding MDIRERLIRIINSWKGKKIAVIGDIMIDEYIIGKIERISPEAPVPVLEIEEEKYVLGGAGNVANNIKALGGEPLLFGVVGEDIGAEKILNLLNQREIKNFLVKDKERPTTTKTRLIALSQQVVRMDKEKRNPIKEEIEMLLLEKIKENIEKIDIFLLSDYAKGVLTYSFTKKIIELAKTYGKKILVDPKGKDFTKYKGASYITPNEKEAKIATDMEENFDIIICAQKLLELIEGEGVIITRGEKGMFLYLKDSYYFIPALKAEVRDVTGAGDTVISALTLAISSDANPLEAALISNFAGSVVVRKLGTSTLSPEEIIQVIPQKINIDKNYVEF
- a CDS encoding glycosyltransferase family 9 protein; this translates as MDRLMQVWKESLIFKVLNLLEDKIKTKLEPIISTSFFFPFFHLVLEYYLYIFLFLLPFLSSGKIAVGIFIAFILWVVDTFLAKDRKFFESLDTFTLLYILFMLINLVATFFSPYLMPAIKGYLKFCVYFGIFLVFRDVFKNKEKVKRAIFAILFSTFLLSLYCLYQWIIKVPPLAGWEDVEFVGENVTRVYGTLQNPNLLGGYLIGIFPFILSSIFIFRFKSIPLLASLLSFLSIIWTYSRGAYFGFFVSLILYFYFVIHMIWGFANRRQRKILLTFIIALVFLGVGIFLKSSYLQKRIFSIFTLWGHSSNATRIVIWERSFKIFKDFFLTGIGLGNDVFRRVYAFYMEPKFTALASYNLFMEIGIEGGIFALIVFLLMLYYLFSRFIKRYDSWDMEQKLIGITSLSSVVAPIFHGFVDTIWYRPYPQIIFWFSVSILVNLYKDKKESKILLFNLGGLGDQILFLPVIKALKEKLNPKITIITERRGRKIYDLLKMDVIEFNPKENFSLKDTVYLLTKLHRENYDISISTGKSLFIPIFMYLVGAPIRAGYKENPLSFLYTHKASSKRNEYMARVHFRLVEAIFKDASYANPEIELSEGIKDEVERRIIEYGLKPFEYTLLHPGVSKMSIKRGIDRRWSEENWVELIKRLKEHNIDYVIIYGPDEEDSIRELKEKVPDGKFVSPKSLEEFLGWIYYSKVMVCLDSAPLHLGVALKKPIVALFGPTNPAEILPIDPIYQVAKIDLPCEPCLWDKRKRVCESLDCMKIPVDLVWEKLMIFVKS